The Nitrospirales bacterium genome includes a window with the following:
- the pyk gene encoding pyruvate kinase, whose product MRPKTRIICTIGPATESYEMLRQMYEAGMNIVRLNMSHGDHASHARVIKSIKTLNKKVPFPIPILLDTQGPEIRTGDLANDLNLQQGAIVSVSARGPEHVEESSIHINYADLIDTVNVGDKVTVDNGLINLEVLEKQDRMMQCRVLDGGILKSKRHVNLPGIRVNLPAITAKDEKDILFGLAADVDFIALSFVRQAEDIRQLKQLMGSKVGKTKIIAKIEDQEGVLNQEAIIQESDGIMVARGDLGVEINLEDLPNVQRTLVRQCAEYGKRVIVATHLLESMIQNPIPTRAEVTDVANAIYEEVDAVMLSGETTVGKYPLKCVEHLRKIAVKTEAIPGLQFAKRLKPSSNKQQLAIAAVQLAEGVQAKGIVVITRRGLMADLVANCRPRTTNIYAFTNVSQSRRTMMLNRGVFPFRISFSSDPEKTLQTACRILRAREHFQSGENVVIISDVLAQQRVDSIQIRELP is encoded by the coding sequence ATGCGACCAAAAACTCGAATTATCTGCACTATTGGGCCTGCGACCGAATCGTACGAGATGTTGCGCCAGATGTATGAGGCTGGCATGAACATCGTACGGTTGAATATGTCACATGGAGACCACGCCTCGCATGCGAGGGTCATCAAGTCCATCAAGACGCTGAATAAAAAAGTTCCGTTTCCCATCCCCATTCTCCTGGACACGCAGGGACCGGAAATCCGGACTGGAGACTTGGCCAATGATCTGAATTTACAACAAGGCGCGATCGTGTCCGTCTCGGCGCGAGGGCCGGAGCATGTCGAAGAAAGTTCTATTCACATTAATTATGCCGATCTCATCGACACGGTGAATGTCGGAGATAAAGTAACGGTGGACAATGGGTTGATTAATCTTGAAGTCCTTGAAAAACAGGACCGGATGATGCAATGCCGTGTCCTTGACGGAGGGATCCTCAAAAGCAAACGTCACGTGAATTTGCCTGGCATCCGGGTCAATCTTCCGGCGATTACCGCAAAGGACGAAAAAGATATTCTCTTTGGTCTTGCTGCTGATGTGGATTTCATCGCGCTGTCTTTCGTTCGACAAGCCGAGGATATCCGGCAGTTGAAACAGCTGATGGGTTCTAAAGTCGGCAAGACGAAAATCATCGCCAAGATTGAAGATCAGGAAGGGGTGCTCAACCAGGAAGCGATTATTCAGGAGTCAGATGGGATTATGGTGGCACGTGGAGATTTGGGGGTCGAAATCAACCTGGAGGATTTGCCCAACGTCCAGCGCACGCTCGTGCGCCAATGCGCGGAGTATGGGAAACGGGTCATTGTCGCCACGCATCTTCTGGAATCCATGATTCAGAATCCGATTCCGACTCGCGCTGAAGTCACCGATGTCGCCAACGCGATCTATGAAGAAGTCGATGCGGTGATGCTGTCTGGAGAAACCACCGTAGGGAAATATCCGCTGAAATGCGTCGAGCATCTGCGTAAAATCGCCGTGAAAACCGAGGCGATTCCCGGTTTACAATTTGCCAAGCGTCTCAAACCGTCGAGCAACAAACAGCAATTGGCCATCGCGGCGGTCCAATTGGCTGAAGGGGTACAGGCCAAAGGCATTGTGGTCATCACTCGGCGAGGGCTTATGGCTGATTTGGTTGCCAATTGCCGTCCACGCACTACCAATATTTATGCGTTTACCAATGTCAGTCAATCACGCCGAACGATGATGCTGAATCGTGGAGTCTTTCCGTTTAGGATAAGTTTTAGCTCGGATCCTGAAAAAACGTTGCAAACGGCATGCAGGATCTTACGAGCACGTGAACATTTTCAATCAGGGGAGAACGTCGTGATTATCTCTGATGTGCTGGCTCAACAACGGGTCGATTCCATCCAAATTCGGGAACTGCCATAA
- a CDS encoding sugar nucleotide-binding protein, which translates to MSGSILLFGATSMLGYHLATVFPRTVRPFISPGNRSPSVRRWPALKLDDPTWIEGIFQKAQPDVLMYCHAVCDVSKCQSDPDWAYAINVRQVERVMTVLPDRTRLVYVSSDHVFGGDGRYDEASSPCPISVYGRTRVAAERQVLSRPGSLVIRTGLGVGDSPDGRTGHRDWLRYRTLRQLPITIIHDEYRSAVWIRDLARRVRALASSRETGIRHLSATRAVSRVELADHLMQRMGLVPNFNIESRHQQPTPHIGRVELTSRYGGILSSPLGSVLDCEPAV; encoded by the coding sequence ATGAGTGGTTCGATTCTGTTGTTCGGCGCAACTTCGATGTTGGGGTATCACTTGGCGACTGTGTTTCCCCGCACGGTTCGACCGTTTATCTCTCCGGGGAATCGTTCGCCGTCTGTCCGTCGCTGGCCAGCGTTGAAACTCGATGATCCCACATGGATCGAAGGAATTTTTCAAAAAGCCCAGCCCGACGTGCTGATGTACTGTCATGCGGTCTGTGATGTCTCGAAATGCCAGTCTGATCCAGACTGGGCCTATGCGATCAATGTGCGGCAAGTTGAGCGGGTCATGACTGTTTTGCCCGATCGCACAAGATTGGTGTATGTCTCATCCGATCATGTGTTTGGTGGAGATGGGAGGTACGATGAGGCCAGCTCACCCTGTCCCATTAGTGTCTATGGAAGGACGAGAGTGGCCGCTGAACGCCAGGTGTTGTCGCGACCGGGCTCCCTGGTCATACGAACGGGTCTCGGGGTTGGAGATTCCCCGGACGGACGAACGGGACATCGGGATTGGCTCCGGTATCGAACCCTTCGGCAACTTCCGATTACGATCATTCACGATGAATATCGCTCTGCGGTGTGGATTCGTGATTTGGCTCGAAGAGTCAGGGCATTAGCCAGTAGCCGGGAAACAGGAATCCGTCATCTCTCTGCCACACGTGCCGTTTCCCGCGTAGAGTTGGCCGATCACTTGATGCAGCGTATGGGGTTGGTTCCTAACTTTAACATTGAGAGCCGCCACCAACAGCCCACGCCTCATATCGGACGAGTTGAATTGACGAGCCGGTATGGTGGAATTTTATCCTCACCTCTCGGGAGCGTCCTGGACTGCGAGCCGGCTGTCTAA
- a CDS encoding M48 family metallopeptidase yields MKYQPSLPEHNDNVSHQHPIRELLTLLLGVAGLAAIGLWVLGLFVDTAVESISPEIEARLFRNIDISAAFGKTQESDVQARVQDLVESLGQCHDIPFPLTVHLIDKEEINAIALPGGDIILYAPLLNRLPSMNGLTFVLAHELGHFKNRDHLRALGRGLVLTALVTYFTGSNSDVSRMLASTLTLGQAQHSQSRESQADETALEILNCSYGHVGGATELFEVLQKQEGASGPDVLHYFDTHPELQKRIDAIHDLSQKRGYVTKPTIPLDSRLAVQDAPER; encoded by the coding sequence GTGAAGTATCAACCTTCGCTTCCAGAACACAACGACAATGTCTCTCATCAACATCCCATCCGAGAACTACTGACGCTTCTGCTTGGGGTGGCCGGCCTTGCGGCGATCGGCCTGTGGGTTCTTGGCCTGTTCGTGGACACGGCCGTCGAATCAATTTCTCCTGAGATTGAGGCCAGGCTTTTCCGGAACATCGACATCAGCGCTGCCTTTGGAAAGACTCAGGAATCAGACGTTCAAGCACGGGTGCAGGATCTTGTTGAGTCACTCGGCCAATGCCACGACATCCCGTTCCCTCTGACAGTTCATCTTATCGACAAGGAAGAGATCAATGCGATTGCCTTACCTGGAGGCGATATCATTCTCTATGCTCCCCTCCTCAACCGTCTTCCATCCATGAATGGACTGACGTTCGTTCTGGCGCATGAACTCGGCCATTTCAAAAATCGAGACCATTTGCGAGCGTTAGGACGAGGCCTCGTCCTCACCGCGCTCGTGACGTATTTCACCGGATCCAATTCTGACGTCTCGCGAATGCTCGCGTCCACTCTCACGCTGGGCCAGGCCCAACATTCACAAAGTCGTGAAAGTCAGGCGGATGAAACGGCCCTGGAGATTCTCAATTGTTCCTATGGTCACGTCGGTGGCGCGACAGAACTGTTTGAAGTCTTACAAAAACAGGAAGGAGCGTCAGGCCCTGACGTGCTTCATTATTTTGATACTCATCCGGAATTACAAAAACGAATCGACGCCATCCACGACTTGAGTCAGAAACGAGGCTATGTCACCAAGCCGACGATTCCATTAGACAGCCGGCTCGCAGTCCAGGACGCTCCCGAGAGGTGA
- a CDS encoding YbjQ family protein — protein sequence MMDLAILATLIALGYFFGRMAESRHYQSIHERERHLLYLPTTSSKHPIGAIGPITQVKLVKGNVVISVDYFKRFLATLRNIFGGSIQAYETLLDRARREAILRLKESCADANQIINLRLETSSISKGDSERIGSVEVLAYGTAIYHHPPSQDSTPQ from the coding sequence ATGATGGATCTGGCCATTCTGGCTACGCTCATCGCGCTTGGCTACTTCTTCGGAAGGATGGCCGAAAGCCGTCACTATCAATCGATTCACGAGCGTGAACGTCACCTGCTCTATCTCCCCACCACTTCGAGCAAGCATCCGATAGGAGCCATAGGCCCCATCACGCAGGTAAAACTCGTCAAAGGAAACGTCGTTATTTCCGTCGACTACTTCAAACGTTTTTTAGCGACCCTGCGGAACATTTTCGGAGGCAGCATACAGGCCTATGAAACCCTCTTGGACCGCGCGAGACGTGAAGCCATCTTACGGCTCAAGGAAAGTTGCGCCGATGCCAACCAAATCATCAACCTGCGACTGGAAACCTCTTCGATTTCCAAAGGTGACAGTGAACGAATCGGATCAGTGGAAGTGCTTGCCTACGGCACGGCCATTTACCACCACCCTCCGTCTCAAGACTCAACACCTCAGTGA
- a CDS encoding YbjQ family protein, with protein MFVTNIEDVPGKRITICHGIVSGSTVRAKHVGRDIMASLKNIFGGELKGYTELLGESREEAIERMKAQAQQMGANAIVNVRFSTSSVAAGAAEIYVYGTAVTVE; from the coding sequence ATGTTTGTCACGAATATTGAGGACGTACCGGGAAAAAGAATCACGATCTGTCATGGCATCGTTTCCGGCAGCACCGTACGCGCCAAACATGTCGGCCGTGATATCATGGCGAGTCTGAAGAACATCTTCGGCGGCGAACTGAAAGGGTATACGGAACTGCTGGGCGAATCCCGCGAAGAAGCCATCGAGCGCATGAAAGCGCAAGCTCAACAAATGGGCGCTAATGCGATCGTGAACGTACGATTTTCAACTTCTTCGGTGGCGGCGGGAGCCGCAGAAATTTATGTCTATGGCACAGCGGTCACGGTGGAGTAG
- a CDS encoding class GN sortase gives MNRAFLTLAVLILCAAGGWNIGSGTWIFLKAHLAQYLLERAWAQTLTGDRHVQPWPWADTWPIARLVAPRYDIDMFILADASGRTLAFGPGHVSSSPLPGQRGTTILNGHRDTHFRFLKDIQLGDVVRIELPEGQHISYTISDRKVVDVRHARIYQDPTLSRLALITCFPFDAIRAGGPLRYVIIADISPHSEGFAGLHDRNASS, from the coding sequence ATGAACCGCGCATTCCTCACACTCGCCGTTTTGATACTGTGTGCAGCCGGAGGCTGGAATATTGGAAGCGGAACATGGATCTTTTTAAAAGCCCATCTCGCGCAGTATCTTTTAGAACGAGCGTGGGCTCAAACGTTAACTGGAGACCGCCACGTACAGCCCTGGCCTTGGGCGGATACTTGGCCGATCGCACGATTAGTGGCCCCAAGGTACGATATCGACATGTTCATCCTGGCTGACGCCAGTGGTCGAACACTCGCTTTTGGACCTGGGCATGTTTCCAGCAGCCCGCTCCCGGGTCAACGAGGAACCACGATCCTCAACGGACATCGCGACACGCATTTTCGCTTTTTGAAAGACATCCAATTGGGGGACGTCGTGCGCATCGAGCTCCCCGAAGGGCAACATATTTCATACACCATCTCGGACAGGAAAGTGGTCGATGTGCGTCATGCCAGGATTTATCAGGATCCCACGCTGTCACGCCTCGCGCTCATCACCTGTTTCCCGTTCGACGCGATCAGGGCCGGCGGTCCATTACGGTACGTAATCATTGCGGATATTTCTCCACACAGTGAAGGCTTTGCGGGACTTCATGATCGAAACGCCTCTTCGTGA
- a CDS encoding marine proteobacterial sortase target protein yields MQPSRPVRRLPTRQYAIKQLYRQILWVLTLILVSALWTDSLIYAKRDQENAQTTPHDVTQGTLLFRTSTDDRLFPAPTLRTDVHIFVTGLVARSTVRQEFQNPGSEWAEGIYVFPLPETAAVDHLRMRIGDRVIKGMIQERAQARKTYAKAKGEGKKASLIEQERANIFTTSVANIGPNERISVEIEYQETVHVEGEQFSLRFPMVVGPRYIPGAETTGQAFSPEPDGHGWARNTDQVPDASRITPPVQEPQDGPLNPTSLTITLAPGFPLARVFSRYHDIDQTEHTEHEDKHYTIRLEEHHIPADRDFELTWEPKAGHAPHATMFQEQHGTHTYFLLMVTPPAPVFSSQLTVSRDVTFVIDTSGSMHGTSIEQAKLALQLALTRLKTKDRFNIIQFNHDAHSLFPSTQPVTPQAIRQAARYIARLEAEGGTEMLPALQQALQTRETHTKLRQVIFITDGQVGNEAALFRLIEQQLGPTRLFTVGIGSAPNSYFMRHAAKFGRGTFTYIGHHREVQEKMGQLFEKLEHPIVTDIELQLPSNVQAAIVPQHIPDLYLGEPLMLAFRTETPVHEARITGRIGPRSWDTFLRLNDAAPRQGLAVYWARQRITALLDSHLDRQEDPAIREQVIKLARDHHLVSRYTSLVAVDVTPSRTPDHNLHTHAMKTNLPYGQDYTKIFGLAAGATEGPWHLVVGLACLLLAFVSYQWRRART; encoded by the coding sequence ATGCAGCCGTCTCGACCCGTCCGAAGACTTCCGACTCGCCAATATGCGATCAAGCAACTCTATCGGCAAATCCTTTGGGTGTTGACGCTCATACTCGTCAGCGCCCTCTGGACCGATTCTCTGATTTATGCGAAACGCGACCAAGAAAACGCGCAAACAACACCCCACGATGTCACTCAGGGAACCCTGCTGTTCCGGACATCAACGGACGATCGCCTCTTCCCCGCCCCCACGTTACGCACCGATGTCCATATCTTCGTCACCGGCCTTGTCGCCAGGTCGACGGTACGGCAAGAGTTTCAAAACCCCGGGTCTGAGTGGGCGGAGGGGATCTACGTGTTCCCGCTTCCGGAAACAGCCGCCGTTGATCATTTGCGCATGCGCATCGGAGACCGGGTGATTAAAGGCATGATTCAAGAACGGGCTCAAGCGCGGAAGACGTACGCGAAAGCCAAAGGCGAAGGAAAGAAAGCGAGCTTAATCGAACAAGAACGAGCGAATATATTCACGACATCAGTCGCCAATATCGGACCAAACGAACGCATCAGTGTCGAAATCGAATACCAGGAAACCGTTCATGTTGAAGGCGAGCAATTCTCCCTGCGCTTTCCCATGGTGGTTGGACCTCGATATATTCCAGGAGCCGAAACAACTGGGCAGGCATTTTCCCCAGAGCCGGATGGACATGGCTGGGCAAGGAATACAGACCAAGTCCCGGACGCATCACGGATTACTCCTCCCGTTCAAGAACCCCAAGACGGTCCTCTCAACCCCACCTCGCTCACCATCACACTGGCTCCCGGCTTCCCCCTGGCTCGCGTCTTCTCGCGGTATCATGACATTGACCAAACAGAACACACAGAACACGAAGACAAACACTACACGATTCGCCTTGAGGAACATCACATTCCAGCGGATCGTGACTTCGAATTGACCTGGGAACCCAAAGCCGGTCATGCCCCACACGCTACGATGTTTCAGGAACAACATGGGACACATACCTACTTCCTTCTGATGGTGACGCCGCCAGCACCCGTGTTTTCCAGTCAACTCACTGTCAGCCGCGATGTCACATTTGTCATCGATACGTCGGGCTCCATGCATGGAACGTCCATCGAGCAGGCCAAGCTGGCGTTGCAGCTCGCGCTCACCCGCTTGAAGACAAAAGATCGATTCAACATCATCCAGTTTAATCACGATGCCCATTCCTTATTTCCTTCCACTCAACCGGTTACCCCCCAAGCGATCCGCCAAGCCGCTCGGTACATTGCGCGCCTCGAAGCCGAGGGCGGAACTGAAATGTTACCGGCTCTTCAACAGGCGCTCCAGACTCGGGAGACCCACACGAAGCTAAGGCAGGTCATCTTCATCACAGACGGACAAGTCGGGAATGAGGCCGCATTATTTCGCCTCATTGAGCAACAACTCGGCCCCACTCGTTTGTTCACCGTAGGGATTGGATCGGCGCCGAATAGTTATTTCATGCGGCATGCCGCCAAGTTTGGCCGTGGCACATTCACCTACATCGGACATCACCGTGAAGTGCAAGAAAAGATGGGCCAGCTCTTTGAAAAGCTCGAGCATCCTATCGTCACAGATATCGAGCTTCAGCTTCCGAGCAACGTTCAAGCGGCCATCGTCCCACAGCACATCCCCGATCTTTACCTGGGCGAGCCCCTGATGCTTGCGTTCCGCACCGAAACCCCTGTTCACGAAGCCAGAATCACAGGCAGGATCGGACCTAGAAGTTGGGACACTTTTCTTCGTCTGAACGACGCTGCTCCACGACAAGGCCTGGCCGTCTACTGGGCCAGACAGCGAATCACAGCCCTACTGGACAGCCATCTGGATCGGCAGGAGGATCCGGCCATTCGCGAACAGGTCATCAAACTGGCTCGGGACCACCATTTGGTCTCGCGATATACCAGCCTGGTTGCGGTCGATGTCACTCCGAGTCGAACACCTGACCACAATCTGCATACCCACGCCATGAAAACGAATCTGCCCTACGGGCAGGACTATACAAAGATCTTTGGGCTTGCCGCAGGAGCGACGGAAGGACCATGGCATCTTGTGGTCGGGTTAGCCTGCCTGTTGCTGGCATTCGTCAGCTACCAATGGCGTAGAGCTCGCACATGA
- a CDS encoding OmpA family protein, giving the protein MRPNTHHSPNQKNASPEQAAKQPSGEETSSKEILILGSSLLVLTLGVSGMWLVSDHEPSQAIASRPADSQEVSRVLQSSSPSPTSANEVSSDLQEDTTLVSFEPDIPASDSTSSLKESDIYFNFDQASLSDEAKTAIQTQISPIKDQKSLKITVQGHADQRGTDTYNRTLGLRRAEAVKAYLVAEGLDEDTIEVESFGSQITVCVEESEDCFRQNRRAHLIMSADELTMASEPPSPLKTAELLPEELVQEHVAIPENTSSDEDTSTTTVMLTEEIDASSVPSSSDQEAPQP; this is encoded by the coding sequence ATGCGACCAAACACTCATCATTCACCCAATCAAAAAAACGCTTCACCGGAACAAGCCGCAAAACAGCCTTCCGGAGAAGAAACATCCTCAAAGGAAATTCTCATTCTGGGCTCCAGCCTCCTGGTGCTGACGCTTGGGGTCAGCGGCATGTGGCTGGTCTCGGATCATGAGCCATCCCAGGCCATTGCGTCCAGGCCGGCAGACAGTCAGGAAGTCTCACGAGTGCTTCAATCTTCGTCCCCTTCACCCACATCCGCAAACGAGGTGAGCTCGGACCTGCAAGAGGACACCACCCTGGTTTCGTTCGAACCGGACATACCCGCCTCTGACTCCACATCGTCTCTGAAGGAATCAGACATCTATTTCAACTTTGATCAAGCCTCGCTCTCCGACGAAGCCAAAACCGCCATTCAGACGCAAATCTCACCCATCAAAGACCAGAAGTCTCTCAAGATTACGGTCCAAGGACATGCCGACCAGAGGGGAACGGACACCTACAACCGGACGTTAGGCCTGCGCCGGGCAGAAGCCGTGAAGGCGTACCTTGTGGCAGAAGGCTTGGACGAGGATACCATCGAGGTTGAAAGTTTCGGCTCTCAAATCACGGTCTGTGTGGAAGAATCTGAAGACTGCTTTCGACAAAACCGCCGGGCGCACCTCATCATGAGCGCCGATGAACTGACGATGGCATCCGAGCCTCCTTCGCCCTTGAAGACGGCTGAACTTTTACCAGAAGAGCTGGTTCAAGAGCACGTGGCCATTCCTGAAAACACGTCCTCAGATGAGGATACGTCAACGACCACGGTCATGCTCACTGAAGAAATTGACGCCTCTTCAGTTCCCTCATCCTCCGACCAGGAAGCGCCCCAACCCTAA
- a CDS encoding type II toxin-antitoxin system prevent-host-death family antitoxin, which translates to MKRRPAGSHELITITGKRANAVLLAEGDWKAIEETLYLLSIPGMLTSIQKGMKTPIKKCAKDLKW; encoded by the coding sequence GTGAAACGGAGGCCTGCGGGATCACACGAACTCATTACCATCACAGGGAAACGGGCCAATGCTGTCTTGTTGGCAGAAGGCGATTGGAAAGCGATAGAGGAAACCCTCTATCTTCTCTCTATTCCGGGTATGCTGACGTCGATTCAAAAAGGCATGAAAACGCCAATTAAAAAGTGTGCCAAGGATTTGAAGTGGTGA
- a CDS encoding Na/Pi cotransporter family protein produces the protein MGQLAGGIGLFLLAMKFITDGLKLAGGDALRNILGRWTRTPAQGIATGCLLTALVQSSSAVTVATIGFVNAGLLSLFQAVGVIYGTNIGTTMTAWLVAALGFNIKVELFALPMIGIGVPTWFFFPTARKGAIGQVLAGFGLFFIGIDTLKTAFQSISTSFSLAIVSELGVIGVILLVGIGFLLTVLTQSSSAAIAMTLTAASGGMLALPSAAAMVIGANLGTTSTAFFTSIGATPNAKRVAAAHIIFNAFTGVVALMILPLLIWLILETGRVLRLEDTPSVVLALFHTTFNIMGVILLWPMTKRLVAWLRTKYRTAEEDEGRPKYLDGTVTATPALALNALLMEVDRIGELARETAASVFMQGKEYSRRLQGRKDMITQLIETVGTFMVTTQRLPLNDHESVILTKTLRAMHYVAEGTDLLEDIVGLHTAVERLSDPSLKQELSAYQRTVAIFLSRIHLRSGKLSSTSIEQRFTSIEQQYQTIKDRLLRRGTTSSIGLHELDHLLDLLSQLNRILERQHKAVTILSRLLQERDLIGNRHEEKANSGSTDH, from the coding sequence ATGGGGCAATTGGCCGGAGGGATCGGCTTATTCCTCCTTGCCATGAAATTTATCACCGACGGCTTAAAGCTTGCCGGTGGCGATGCCTTGCGAAACATTCTCGGACGCTGGACGAGAACCCCTGCTCAGGGCATTGCGACAGGCTGTCTACTGACAGCCCTTGTGCAATCATCGAGCGCGGTGACCGTCGCCACCATCGGTTTTGTGAATGCCGGACTTCTCAGCCTCTTTCAAGCAGTTGGGGTGATCTACGGAACGAATATCGGCACCACGATGACCGCCTGGCTTGTCGCGGCATTGGGGTTCAACATCAAAGTCGAACTGTTTGCGCTCCCCATGATCGGTATCGGCGTCCCCACTTGGTTCTTTTTTCCAACCGCACGAAAAGGCGCGATTGGACAAGTCCTGGCCGGCTTTGGCCTATTCTTTATCGGCATCGATACCCTCAAGACTGCGTTTCAGTCTATTTCCACGTCGTTTAGCCTCGCCATCGTTTCAGAACTCGGAGTGATAGGAGTCATCCTTCTGGTCGGGATCGGATTCCTTCTAACGGTGCTCACACAGTCGTCGAGCGCTGCGATTGCTATGACCCTGACGGCAGCCAGTGGCGGCATGCTGGCCTTACCGAGCGCTGCCGCCATGGTGATTGGGGCAAATCTCGGCACAACCTCCACGGCTTTCTTCACGTCCATCGGCGCAACGCCCAATGCCAAACGCGTCGCGGCGGCCCATATCATATTTAATGCTTTCACGGGGGTGGTCGCACTCATGATCCTTCCCCTTCTTATCTGGCTTATCCTTGAAACCGGACGAGTGTTACGGCTCGAGGATACACCGAGCGTGGTCTTAGCGCTGTTTCACACAACATTTAACATCATGGGCGTGATTCTCCTTTGGCCCATGACCAAACGCTTGGTGGCTTGGCTGCGCACGAAATACCGTACGGCAGAGGAAGATGAAGGCCGGCCCAAATACCTTGATGGAACCGTGACGGCCACCCCAGCCTTAGCCTTGAATGCCTTACTCATGGAGGTCGATCGTATTGGAGAATTGGCGCGTGAAACGGCCGCGTCGGTATTCATGCAGGGGAAGGAGTACAGTCGGCGACTTCAAGGGAGAAAGGACATGATCACCCAACTGATTGAAACGGTTGGCACCTTCATGGTCACAACTCAAAGACTTCCATTGAATGACCATGAGTCCGTCATACTGACCAAGACGTTGCGAGCCATGCATTATGTGGCCGAAGGGACAGATCTGCTGGAAGACATCGTCGGATTACACACGGCAGTAGAACGTTTGAGCGATCCATCGCTCAAACAAGAACTGAGCGCGTATCAGCGAACGGTCGCCATTTTTTTATCCCGCATTCATTTACGGTCAGGTAAGCTGAGTTCAACCTCCATCGAACAGCGATTTACCTCGATCGAACAACAGTACCAAACAATCAAGGATCGGCTATTACGGCGAGGCACGACCAGCAGCATTGGACTCCATGAGTTGGACCATCTCCTCGATCTGCTCAGTCAACTCAATCGTATCTTAGAGCGACAACACAAAGCCGTGACCATCCTTTCGCGCCTCCTCCAGGAGCGCGATCTCATCGGAAACCGACATGAAGAAAAAGCCAATTCCGGAAGCACCGATCATTAA
- a CDS encoding urea ABC transporter substrate-binding protein, with the protein MDKTRKLILVALVVLVSVGAYLFMAQRMTTRPPIKVGILHSLTGTMSISERSVVDATMLALEEINQSGGVLGRNIQAIVVDTGSNALQFADEAERLIDAEKVSVLFGCWTSASRKVVKEVVERFNHLLFYPVQYEGLEQSPNIIYTGAAPNQQIIPAVKWAFDHLGDRFYLVGSDYVFPRTANAMIRDQVGALDGHIVGERYVPLGGRHFESIVMEILEAQPDVIMNTINGDSNTSFFLALRMAGVTPAHIPTLSFSMAENELLSLDSRMMAGDYAAWNYFQGIRDARNLDFVEKFQRKFGPGRVTADSMESAYFSVYLWAQAVRDAQTDDVAIVNQTILDQSFAAPGGIVYVDSSTRHTWKTVRVGKIREDGQFDILWTSDHPIRPVPFPTYRTQSEWEEFLQRLYRGWGNQWAATLPNPGE; encoded by the coding sequence ATGGATAAGACTCGCAAGCTGATTCTCGTGGCGCTAGTCGTCTTGGTCTCGGTGGGGGCCTATCTTTTCATGGCACAGCGAATGACGACACGTCCGCCCATTAAGGTTGGCATTCTTCATTCATTGACTGGGACCATGTCGATCAGTGAACGGTCTGTCGTGGATGCCACGATGTTGGCCCTGGAAGAAATCAACCAATCCGGCGGGGTTCTTGGACGGAACATTCAGGCTATCGTCGTCGATACGGGTTCGAACGCTTTGCAATTTGCTGACGAAGCCGAACGGTTGATCGACGCGGAGAAAGTCAGCGTTCTCTTCGGGTGTTGGACTTCAGCGAGCCGCAAGGTCGTCAAAGAAGTCGTGGAACGTTTCAACCACCTCTTGTTCTACCCAGTGCAGTATGAAGGGCTGGAGCAATCCCCCAACATCATCTATACCGGTGCTGCGCCAAACCAGCAGATCATTCCGGCCGTGAAGTGGGCTTTTGATCATCTGGGAGATCGTTTTTATTTAGTGGGTTCGGACTATGTGTTTCCCCGCACCGCCAATGCCATGATCCGGGATCAGGTAGGGGCTCTTGATGGGCATATCGTGGGCGAACGTTATGTCCCACTCGGGGGTAGACATTTCGAAAGTATTGTCATGGAGATTCTGGAGGCACAGCCAGACGTGATCATGAATACGATTAATGGAGATAGCAATACGTCATTTTTTCTTGCACTTCGCATGGCTGGCGTGACCCCTGCTCATATTCCGACTCTCTCATTTAGTATGGCCGAAAATGAACTGTTATCGCTGGATTCACGAATGATGGCCGGAGATTACGCGGCATGGAACTATTTTCAAGGTATTCGCGACGCGCGCAATTTGGATTTTGTCGAGAAGTTTCAACGAAAATTCGGGCCTGGTCGAGTGACAGCCGATTCGATGGAATCCGCCTATTTTAGTGTGTACCTTTGGGCCCAGGCGGTCCGTGACGCGCAAACTGACGATGTCGCGATCGTCAATCAGACCATCCTGGACCAAAGTTTTGCGGCCCCGGGAGGTATCGTGTATGTCGATTCCAGTACGCGGCATACCTGGAAAACGGTACGGGTCGGAAAGATTCGTGAAGATGGGCAGTTCGATATTCTGTGGACTTCGGATCATCCGATTCGACCCGTTCCGTTTCCAACCTATCGGACGCAATCTGAATGGGAAGAGTTTCTTCAAAGACTGTACCGGGGGTGGGGCAATCAATGGGCCGCCACGCTGCCTAACCCAGGGGAATGA